Within the Opitutaceae bacterium TAV5 genome, the region CGGATGCGCCGTTGAGGGCGGAATTGGCAGTGTAGGAAAAGCTGTCGGTGGCGACAATCGTGGCACCGGCATGCGTAACCAAAAGGGGCAGGAGTGCGGCAAGGCTGGTGGCAAGGAATGTGTGACGTGGCGAACGATGTGTGTTGGGTGTTTTCATGGAGGAGTGATGTGGTCTGGCGAATGAGTCGCCATCTGAATTGCGAGAATGAGTCTAGTGGAATGAGTGCCCGGCGTCATCAGCCAAAAGTTGCATGCCTCGACTCTGGTTGATATTTTCCTGTGCCTGCCGAGAAAAACGAATAGGGATCGGAACATGGGCCGGTATATTCACGTCGCCGAACATTTGCTGCCTCCGCTGTGTTTTCTGGATGAGCGCATGTTTCACCTGCGCTCGGGAAGGTCGCTCTACACCGTGCCGGGGGATCCGATGGTGCTCTTGTTTCTCGACGCGAATCATGACGTCGTGCTGCCTGGCCCAGCCGAATTTCCCGAGCGGATCACGCGCGCTCCGTTGCATGTGGCAACCGGCGACATTTGCGTGTTCCCGGCCAACTTGCCACGCGTTTACCGTCGGCATTCGCCTCCAGAAAACACTTCGCTGCGCACAGCGAAAAACACAGGCGACAGTGGGAGCCGCATCCATGTTTTGCGCGTGTTGTTCCGATTCCCAAACTACGCCGCCGACGCCTCCGCCCCCCCTGCTGGCAACGCAACGCCGTTGTCCGACACGACCAAAGCGATGCAGTTCGTGCGCGACTTTGTGAGCGAATTTCGCCACCTGCCCGGAGGCATCACGCCTGCGGTGCACGAACGCATCACGATCTTTCGCCAGGAGGTGGAAACGGGCGCGCCCGGATACCATTTGCGGATGAGCGCCCTCTGGCTCGAATTTGTCGTCGAGTGCGCCCGCGCCATGGCCTCCGCCGGGAAGTCCCGGACGATGACGCCCCAAACGCCTGCGGGCGAAAAACACACCAACCGCGCTGATGTCCTCGTGCAGCGAACCAAACAATTCCTGGTCGAAAACCACGCCAGTCCCCTGACCCTCGATGAAATCGCCTGGCAGGCAAAACTCAGCCGCGAACACGTGGCGCGCACCTTTCGCCAGCAAACCGGGCAGACCGTTTTCGATTACCTCGCACGAGTGCGCATCGAGGCGGCGCAGCAACTCCTGACCGACTCGGCCCTGCCGGTCACGGAGATTGCGCATCGCACCGGTTTTTCATCTCCGACACTGTTTGGGCGGGTTTTCAAACGGCTGATCGGCCAGACCCCGCAAGCCTACCGGCAGGAAGTGCTCTCCCAGGTGCGCTTCCGTCCGAGCATCCTTTTGTAGTTTATTCACTGATACCTTTAAGTCTATCCCTTCTTTACGCCTTTCCCTCTTTCATCTTTTCCTTCTTACATTCCCCCCTTCATCCCGCCATGGGCCGCATCCTCCACTCCATCGACCGCCTTCCTCCTCCCCTGCTCCTCGCCGAAGAACGCCTCACCGTCATCCCTCGCGGCGAACGTCTTGTCGTGCCCAACCGCCACATTATCCCCGATCGCTGCGCCAAGATTCTCTACTTCCTTCAGGCCGATTTCGAAATGGCCATTGTCGGTCGCCCCGCGCTGCGTATCCGCGCCGGCGACATCCTTTTCGTGCCCCTGCGCGTCATGCAGACTTACCGCGCCGTCCGGAACGCCGAAAGCCTCAGCCACACGCTCCGCCTCCTTGTCTCCCCCGCCTCCGCGGCGGACATCGATCCCGCCCTCGCCGACGCCCTCCGCGACATCCGTCACTTGCCGCGCGGCATGACGCCCCGTTTCCACGAACTCATCAACCAGCTTCGCACCGAAATCGAAAACCGCCGTCCCGGGCACCGCCTCATGGTTGGCGGCCTCGCCCTGGAACTTCTGGCCGAGACGCTCCGCCGTATCCATTCTTTTACGACCAAGGAAACGGCCTCCGCTCCCTCCGGCTCTCCCCCCTCCGATGCCGCCGCCGCAACCGACACCCACATCCGCCGCGCCAAGGAGTTCATTCTCGAAAACTACGAAAAACCGCTGACCCTGGCCGACATCGCCTGGAGCGCCCGCCTCAGCCGCGAACACCTCGCCCGCCTCTTCAACGAAACCACCGGACAGACCGTGTTCGACTACCTCACCCGGATCCGCATCGAAGCCGCCAAGAGTCACCTCTGCGACAGCGTCCTTCTCGTCAACCAGATCGCCACCCTCTCCGGATTCACCTCCGACGCCCTTTTTTGCCGCACCTTCAAAAAACACACCGGCCTCACCCCCATGGCCTGGCGCCGCCGCATTCTCAAAAACTCCGGCTTCGAACCCGCCCTCCGCTACCAACCTGCCATCATCACCGAAGCCACCCCGGAAGAAGAAGATACCAGTAACGAGGACCCCCGGGTCACTGCCCTCGCCCGCAAGGTCAAATTCCGCCTCGTTCCCCCAAAAACGCCGTCTCCCCAACCCTGAACCCCGAACCGGGGGGCAACCATCATATCAACCACAATCAATCCTTCTAACTCCTGGCTAATGACATTCGCGCCAACACCCGATAGAGTCGGACCATGTTCCCCCCGATCGTCCGAAGCAGCTTTTACCTCCTCCTTGCCGCCGCGCTGATCCCGGCCTCCGTCACCACCGCGCCTGCCGCGACGCCTGCGGATGATCTCCCTTTTGCCAACGGTTTCCCCTTTCACATCCCTCCCACCGGCACCGTCGCCGGCACGGCGCCCGCCGCCCTCGCCATCCCCGCTCGTCCCGCCGGAGCCGACGGTCGGGTCATCGTCCGCGGCGACCAGTTCCTCCTTGCCGATACCGGGACCCCCATCCGTTTCTGGGGCGTCAACCTCTGCTTCTCCGGCGCTTTCCCCGACCACGCCACCGCCGACCGCATCGCCGCCCGTCTCGCCAGTCTCGGCGTCAACATCGTCCGCTTCCACCACATCGACCAGCGCCGCTTTCCCGGCGGCCTGTGGCATCGCGATTCCCCCGGCGCCACCAACAACCCCCGCGAGGACAACATCGCGCACCGCACGCTCGACCCCGAAGCGCTCGACCGCCTCGACTACCTCGTCGCCCGACTCAAGGAACACGGCATCTACACCAACCTCAACCTGAAGGTCTCCCGGATCTTCAGCACCTTCGACGATCCCGCGTTCCCGGCCCCCGCGCCTGGCGAAATCCTTCCGAAGAAAGGCAAAGGCTTCGACCAGTTTTACACGCCCGCCATCGAAGCGCAGAAAGCCTACGCCCGCCTCCTCCTCACCCGTCGCAATGCCTGGACCGGCCTGACCTGGGCCGAAGACCCCGCCGTCGCCCAGGTCGAGATCAACAACGAAAACGGCATCCTCTGGGCCTGGAACTACAACCTGCTCGATCGCCTGCCCGCCCCCTACCTCGCCGAGCTCGCCGCGCGCTGGAACACCTGGCTGCGCGCCCGTTACACGGACACCGCGGCTCTCCGGACAGCCTGGGATCCGGCGAGTGGCGCGGGCGTCTCGCCCGCATCCGACGTGGCACGGGCATCCCTGCCCGTGAGCGTTGCCTCCCGGCCCACCTCCGCCGCCGGTAACGCAAACGCCGCCGCCGCGGACGCCGACCTCCTCGCCGGGATCAGCCCGGCTCTTTTCACCGCGAAGAAAGCCCGGGCCACGCTTGCGCCCCTGCCCGCGCCCGACACCGGCGATGCCGACGCCGCCGAATCCGCCGGCCTGCGCCTGGCCGTCAACAACGTCCCCGGCGACGCAACCTGGAACGTCCGTTGCAGTTACTCCCTCACGCTTCCCGCGCTTTCCTCCGGTGCGCCCTGGACCGTCACCCTTCGCCTTCGCGCCAACAAACCCGAAAAAATCCGTCTGCGCCTCCGTTCCCCCGAGCAAAACAAGGATATCGCCCCGCCCCGCACGCTCAATCTCGCCACCACCTGGAAGACCCACACCGTCACTTTTGCCATCCCCGAGCATGCCGCTCCCCTCGCCGCGCAACTGACGCTCGAAGCCGGCCTCCCCGGCCTCGTTCTCGACATCGCCTCCGCCAGCCTCCGCTCCCACACCCGTTCGGGGCTCCCGCGCGGCGAGGGACTTGCCTCCGACGAGCGCCCCGTCACCTGGATTCCGCGCCGCGACCTCTCCGGGCGAACCGATGCCGTCGTCCGCGATGTCATGCACTTCCTGCGCGACACCGAGATCGCCTACTGGCGTGAAATGCACGCGTTCCTTCGTGATGAACTCCGCGTCGCCGCTCCCATCACGACCACGGCCGTCGGTTACACCACGTCGCAGATCGCCGCCGAAACCGCTGACTTCATCGACACCCATCGCTACTGGGGCGCGCCTCGCTTTCCCGGTTTCAACCGCAGCAAACCCTGGACCGTCGAACAAAAAGCCATGGTCGCCCGTCCCGGCGAATCCGCCATCGAACGCATGGCCGCCCGCCGCGTCTTCGGCCTCCCTTTCACCGTCACCGAATACAACCACCCGCCCTCCAGCGATCACCACGCCGAAGGCTTCCCCCTCCTCGCCCTCTGGGGCGCTGCGCAGGATTGGAACGGCCTCTTCGAATTCGCCTACTCCCACAGCGACGCCTGGGAAAGCGACACCATGACCGGCTTCTTCGACACCGCTCCCAACCCTGTTCACACCGTCGCCGCTCTCGCCGCCTCCGACCTCTTCCGCAACCGCCGCCTCGCCCCCCTCGCTCCCGCGAAATCCGGATACGTGCCCCTCGATCGCCAGCTCGAACGGCAAAACAACGACACCTTCCCTCGCCTCATCGAGGCCGACGCCGTTTTCGGCGGACTCCCGCCCGACGCCTGGCTCGCCAATCGTGTCGGCCTCGTTCGCCGCGCCGATGAACAGCCGGAAACGCTCCCGCCGCCGCCGGCCAGCCAGCAACTCGCCTGGACCGCCACCGATCCCGCCACCGCCCACGTCCGCTACACAGGCGAGGGCGTCGCCGGCCTCGTCGGCTTCGTTTCCGGCCAGACCCTCGATCTCGGCTGGCTCCGTATCACCCCCGGAGATACATCGCTCGGCGGTTTTTCCGTCGTCATGCTCAACTCCGTGGACGGTCAGCCCCTCGGCGCATCCGGCCGCTATCTGCTCACCACGGCGGTGCGCGCCGCCAACCGCGGCATGGGCTGGAACGCCGACCGCACCGGCTTCGACAAAAAATGGGGATCCGGCCCCGCCCAGGCCGAATCCGCTCCGGTCACGCTCGACTTCGCCTCCGCCTCCGGCGTCCGTGTGTATCCGCTGAATCCCGACGGAACACGCCGCCCGGAACTCCCGCCCGCCTCCACCCCGGGCCGCTTCGAAGCCACACCCGCCAGCAAAACCCTCTGGTTTGAAATCACATTCCCGTAACCAAAAATAAACTACACACCAACCGTCATCCAACAAACACCATGAAACGCACCATCCTGTTAACCCTCGCCGCGCTTCTCGCGGTCCCCCTCGGCGCCAGCGCCCAGACTGTCGTCCATGATCCACTGCTCCCCTCTGCCGACACCCACGTGCGTGGGACAAATTCCGTTAGCTCAAATTACGGAAGCGCCAACTATATTTCCGTCCGGGCAACCACTAGCAGTAACAAGCGCTACGCATATCTGCAATTCGACGTATCCTCCATCACCGACCCGATCACCGACGTCACGCTCACCCTGACGCTTTCCGAAGACATCGCATCTGCTCGCACGGCTTCCACCCTCCAGCTCTATGGCCTCACCTTTGCGAACGATACCGAAGCCTTGGCCCTCGGGCTGGAAACCTCCCTTAACTACAACAATGCTCCCGCTCCCTGGGGCTCTGGCTCCTCTTCCGCCAGCGCCACCGATCTGCTCAGCACTGTTGCGCTTCCTGTGGCGGGGGGAACAGGATCATCCGCAGGCACAACCTTCACCTTTGGCAGCAGTTCCGCCCTGATTTCCTTCCTTGAAGCCGCCCGCCTCAATCCCGATCTCAGCATCGTGACACTCGTCCTCACGGAAAGCACCGGTCAAACCACTAACGGAGAAATATTCTTCGCTTCAAAAGAAAATACCACCTACGCCGGCCCGACCCTCACGATCACCACCACCGCCATCCCCGAACCTGCCACCGTAGCCGCCTTGGCTGGCATTGCCGTTCTCGTCCGCGCCGCCGCGTTCCGCCGCAGACGGAGCTGATTTCAATTACGAATCATTAACCACAGAGACACAAAGACACAGAGCCCAAACCACAGAGGGGAAATGACGGAAAGTAGCGTTTGTATCTCATGACTGCACTCGGTGTTTTCTCTGTGTCTTTGTGTCTCTGTGGTTAAAAATCTGTTTCCAGTAGTTCCCATTCGTCATCCCCCTGGTGAAACCCGCCCGCATCCTTCTCGCCCTCCTTGCCATTCTCGCGGTCGCTGCCCGCGCGGATGTCACGCTCGCGCCCATCTTCACCGACTCCGCCGTGCTCCAGCGCGCCCAGCCGGTTGCCGTCTGGGGCACTGCCGATGCCGGGGAGAAAGTCACGGTGACGTTCGCCGGTCATTCCGCGACCACTACCGCCGGCGCCGACGGCAAGTGGCTCGTCCACCTGCCCGCCCTGCC harbors:
- a CDS encoding AraC family transcriptional regulator; translation: MGRYIHVAEHLLPPLCFLDERMFHLRSGRSLYTVPGDPMVLLFLDANHDVVLPGPAEFPERITRAPLHVATGDICVFPANLPRVYRRHSPPENTSLRTAKNTGDSGSRIHVLRVLFRFPNYAADASAPPAGNATPLSDTTKAMQFVRDFVSEFRHLPGGITPAVHERITIFRQEVETGAPGYHLRMSALWLEFVVECARAMASAGKSRTMTPQTPAGEKHTNRADVLVQRTKQFLVENHASPLTLDEIAWQAKLSREHVARTFRQQTGQTVFDYLARVRIEAAQQLLTDSALPVTEIAHRTGFSSPTLFGRVFKRLIGQTPQAYRQEVLSQVRFRPSILL
- a CDS encoding AraC family transcriptional regulator, which codes for MGRILHSIDRLPPPLLLAEERLTVIPRGERLVVPNRHIIPDRCAKILYFLQADFEMAIVGRPALRIRAGDILFVPLRVMQTYRAVRNAESLSHTLRLLVSPASAADIDPALADALRDIRHLPRGMTPRFHELINQLRTEIENRRPGHRLMVGGLALELLAETLRRIHSFTTKETASAPSGSPPSDAAAATDTHIRRAKEFILENYEKPLTLADIAWSARLSREHLARLFNETTGQTVFDYLTRIRIEAAKSHLCDSVLLVNQIATLSGFTSDALFCRTFKKHTGLTPMAWRRRILKNSGFEPALRYQPAIITEATPEEEDTSNEDPRVTALARKVKFRLVPPKTPSPQP
- a CDS encoding beta-galactosidase yields the protein MFPPIVRSSFYLLLAAALIPASVTTAPAATPADDLPFANGFPFHIPPTGTVAGTAPAALAIPARPAGADGRVIVRGDQFLLADTGTPIRFWGVNLCFSGAFPDHATADRIAARLASLGVNIVRFHHIDQRRFPGGLWHRDSPGATNNPREDNIAHRTLDPEALDRLDYLVARLKEHGIYTNLNLKVSRIFSTFDDPAFPAPAPGEILPKKGKGFDQFYTPAIEAQKAYARLLLTRRNAWTGLTWAEDPAVAQVEINNENGILWAWNYNLLDRLPAPYLAELAARWNTWLRARYTDTAALRTAWDPASGAGVSPASDVARASLPVSVASRPTSAAGNANAAAADADLLAGISPALFTAKKARATLAPLPAPDTGDADAAESAGLRLAVNNVPGDATWNVRCSYSLTLPALSSGAPWTVTLRLRANKPEKIRLRLRSPEQNKDIAPPRTLNLATTWKTHTVTFAIPEHAAPLAAQLTLEAGLPGLVLDIASASLRSHTRSGLPRGEGLASDERPVTWIPRRDLSGRTDAVVRDVMHFLRDTEIAYWREMHAFLRDELRVAAPITTTAVGYTTSQIAAETADFIDTHRYWGAPRFPGFNRSKPWTVEQKAMVARPGESAIERMAARRVFGLPFTVTEYNHPPSSDHHAEGFPLLALWGAAQDWNGLFEFAYSHSDAWESDTMTGFFDTAPNPVHTVAALAASDLFRNRRLAPLAPAKSGYVPLDRQLERQNNDTFPRLIEADAVFGGLPPDAWLANRVGLVRRADEQPETLPPPPASQQLAWTATDPATAHVRYTGEGVAGLVGFVSGQTLDLGWLRITPGDTSLGGFSVVMLNSVDGQPLGASGRYLLTTAVRAANRGMGWNADRTGFDKKWGSGPAQAESAPVTLDFASASGVRVYPLNPDGTRRPELPPASTPGRFEATPASKTLWFEITFP